In a single window of the Luteolibacter sp. Y139 genome:
- a CDS encoding DUF2851 family protein: MKNYSGLLAAVWDRSGVAEPSAFALPPELELQALWFAGAFGRDFSDAAGNTVRIVQFGEWNRSAGPDFLHAAVEIAGERREGPIELDLRPADWEAHGHGADPAFEDTVLHVVFGDGGPKSFTRTLGHRDVPRVIIPRDLLEEALQHPRSETAIAKPGRCVHPLAAMPPVAVAHLLREAAEHRAARKAARFARIADAHGRDAALYQAVAETLGYRANALAMRLLSQRMPLSALREDPAHTEALLFGAAGFLSPDLHEKAPADTREHLRGLWETWWKARGQWESTHAIPWKAGGQRPANHPHRRVAALAAVVREWPKFRKLATSRPLDADALVKFLSKLDDPFWTKRYTLASAATAQPLALFGKAQAVELLANHLFPLALHEGEPFDCYLKLAAGARNEKVRRCAIRLFGSEDAAATWLKKAAHHQALLQIYRDFCLEDASDCADCPFPEQLGQWRS; the protein is encoded by the coding sequence ATGAAGAACTACTCGGGACTGCTCGCTGCCGTGTGGGACCGGTCCGGCGTGGCCGAGCCATCGGCGTTTGCACTACCTCCGGAGCTGGAGCTTCAGGCGCTGTGGTTCGCCGGGGCCTTCGGGCGGGATTTCAGCGACGCAGCGGGAAATACGGTGCGCATCGTACAATTCGGCGAGTGGAACCGTTCGGCCGGGCCGGATTTCCTGCACGCGGCGGTCGAGATCGCCGGGGAGAGGCGCGAGGGGCCGATCGAGCTGGACTTGCGTCCGGCGGATTGGGAAGCGCACGGTCATGGAGCTGATCCGGCTTTCGAAGATACGGTATTGCATGTGGTTTTCGGCGACGGCGGACCGAAGAGCTTCACCCGCACGCTCGGCCATCGCGACGTGCCGAGGGTAATCATTCCCAGGGATTTGTTAGAGGAAGCGCTCCAACATCCGCGGAGCGAGACGGCGATCGCAAAGCCGGGACGCTGCGTGCATCCGCTGGCGGCGATGCCACCGGTGGCCGTGGCCCATTTATTGCGCGAGGCAGCGGAGCATCGGGCGGCGCGGAAGGCGGCCCGTTTCGCAAGGATCGCCGATGCCCATGGTCGCGATGCCGCACTCTATCAGGCGGTGGCGGAAACACTTGGCTATCGCGCGAATGCGCTCGCGATGAGGCTGCTTTCGCAGCGGATGCCGCTCTCGGCACTACGCGAAGATCCTGCGCACACCGAGGCGCTGCTGTTTGGTGCCGCCGGCTTTCTCTCGCCGGATCTCCATGAGAAGGCACCGGCGGACACCCGCGAGCACCTGCGCGGCTTATGGGAAACCTGGTGGAAGGCGCGCGGCCAGTGGGAGTCCACCCATGCGATCCCGTGGAAGGCGGGTGGCCAGCGGCCGGCGAATCATCCGCACCGGCGTGTGGCGGCGCTCGCTGCGGTGGTCCGCGAGTGGCCGAAATTCCGGAAGCTCGCCACGTCACGGCCGCTCGATGCGGATGCGCTGGTGAAGTTCCTGTCGAAGCTCGATGACCCGTTCTGGACGAAGCGCTACACGCTGGCGTCCGCGGCGACGGCACAGCCGCTGGCCTTGTTCGGAAAGGCGCAGGCGGTTGAATTGCTGGCGAATCACTTGTTCCCGCTCGCCTTGCATGAAGGCGAACCTTTCGACTGCTACTTGAAGCTCGCCGCCGGTGCGCGGAATGAGAAGGTCCGGCGTTGTGCGATCCGGCTATTCGGCAGCGAGGACGCCGCGGCGACGTGGCTGAAGAAGGCCGCGCACCATCAAGCGCTGCTGCAGATTTACCGCGACTTCTGCCTGGAAGACGCGAGCGATTGCGCCGATTGCCCGTTCCCGGAACAGCTCGGGCAGTGGCGATCCTAG